The Novosphingobium terrae genome has a window encoding:
- a CDS encoding efflux RND transporter permease subunit, protein MRLSRFFIDRPIFAAVIAVVIMVVGALAFVSLPISQYPNIVPPTVTVAAQYPGASAETVANTVASPIEQEINGVDNMLYMSSQSTGDGKVTITVTFKVGTDLDTAQVLVQNRVAVAVPRLPEEVQRLGVVTRKTTPDFLMVVNLQSPDGSLNRDYLSNYALTQVKDRLARLDGVGDINLFGSRDYGMRIWIDPGRAAALNLTAGEIVAALRAQNVQVSSGALGQPPANHGDAFQLGVEMQGRLTEPQQFADIVIRTDADGHQVRVRDVARVELGAQDYNINTYLSNKPTVVIAVMQRPGSNALEAAAKVKHEMDTISKSFPKGMEYSVIYNPTEFISQSIDAVYHTLFEAVVLVVLVILIFLQNWRAAIIPIIAIPVSLVGSSVVLLALGYSLNNLSLFGLVLAIGIVVDDAIVVVENVERNIENGLSPLEAARVSMDEVSTALVAIVLVLCAVFVPTLFITGLSGAFYKQFAVTISTATIISLILSLTLSPAAAALLLRHKHGSIADDHSKPAWQRLLARAADRFNAGFERLSDGYARLTRRMLGAPKKVMATYAALIAATVGMFVITPSGFIPAQDQGYFLAVIQLPSGASLERTDAVTREVAAKILPIQGLRGAVMFAGFHGPSQTSAPNSAAIYFPFKTFDERKKLGATYKGIMDQAQKAVAGYDKARIILVPPPVIQGIGAAGGYRFMLQDREGRGYDELNKQAWALIAKANAEKGLHQVYTLFDVGTPRVWADVDRRKADLLGVPPERIFEALQVYLGSSFVNDFNLLGRTYHVTAQADQASRETVADIANLKTRSNTGQMVPIGSVATFSDKTGPYRVVRYNLQPAVEIDGDTAPGYSTGQSLATMEKLAETLPAGYGGDWTDIAYQQKYAGNTAGLVFGMAVFFVFLVLAAQYESLALPLSIILIVPMCLLAAMLGINLRGMDNNVLTQIGLVVLIALAAKNAILVVEFAKQAEDEQGMDPVEAAVFAARTRLRPILMTSLAFILGAVPLVMATGAGAELRQALGTAVFFGMAGVTGFGLLYTPSFYVLLRKLSLRMARRKGGKATHDSAWQPAE, encoded by the coding sequence ATGCGACTTTCCCGCTTTTTCATCGACAGGCCGATCTTCGCCGCCGTGATCGCCGTGGTGATCATGGTGGTGGGCGCGCTGGCATTCGTCAGCCTGCCGATCAGCCAATATCCCAACATCGTCCCCCCCACGGTGACGGTCGCCGCCCAATATCCGGGCGCCTCGGCTGAAACCGTGGCCAACACCGTCGCCTCTCCCATCGAGCAGGAGATCAACGGCGTCGACAACATGCTCTATATGAGCAGCCAGTCGACCGGCGACGGCAAGGTGACCATCACCGTCACCTTCAAGGTCGGCACCGATCTCGATACCGCTCAGGTGCTGGTGCAGAACCGTGTCGCCGTGGCCGTGCCGCGTCTGCCCGAAGAGGTGCAGCGCCTTGGCGTCGTGACGCGCAAGACCACGCCGGACTTCCTGATGGTGGTCAACCTGCAGTCGCCCGATGGCAGCCTGAACCGCGATTATCTGTCGAACTATGCCCTCACGCAGGTCAAGGACCGCCTCGCGCGTCTCGATGGCGTGGGTGACATCAACCTGTTCGGCTCGCGCGATTACGGCATGCGCATCTGGATCGATCCGGGCCGTGCTGCCGCACTGAACCTGACCGCTGGCGAGATCGTTGCGGCTCTGCGCGCGCAGAACGTGCAGGTGTCTTCTGGCGCGCTGGGTCAGCCGCCGGCCAACCACGGCGATGCCTTCCAGCTCGGCGTGGAAATGCAGGGCCGTCTGACCGAGCCTCAGCAGTTTGCCGATATCGTCATCCGCACCGATGCCGATGGCCATCAGGTGCGCGTGCGCGATGTGGCGCGCGTGGAGCTGGGCGCTCAGGACTACAACATCAACACCTATCTCTCGAACAAGCCCACCGTGGTGATCGCGGTGATGCAGCGCCCGGGCTCGAACGCTCTGGAGGCTGCGGCCAAGGTCAAGCATGAGATGGACACCATCTCCAAGTCCTTCCCCAAGGGCATGGAATATTCGGTGATCTACAACCCCACCGAATTCATCAGCCAGTCGATCGACGCCGTGTACCACACGCTGTTCGAAGCCGTGGTGCTGGTGGTGCTGGTGATCCTGATCTTCCTGCAGAACTGGCGCGCGGCGATCATCCCGATCATCGCCATTCCGGTCTCGCTGGTGGGTTCCTCCGTCGTGCTGCTGGCACTGGGCTATTCGCTCAACAACCTGTCGCTGTTCGGCCTTGTGCTAGCCATCGGCATCGTGGTCGATGACGCCATCGTGGTGGTCGAAAACGTCGAGCGCAACATCGAGAACGGTCTCTCCCCGCTGGAAGCGGCCCGCGTCTCGATGGATGAGGTCTCGACGGCGCTGGTGGCCATTGTGCTGGTGCTTTGCGCGGTGTTTGTGCCGACGCTGTTCATCACCGGCCTGTCGGGTGCTTTCTACAAGCAGTTCGCCGTGACCATCTCGACCGCGACGATCATCTCGCTGATCCTCTCGCTGACGCTCTCGCCTGCCGCCGCCGCTTTGCTGCTGCGCCACAAGCATGGCAGCATCGCCGACGACCACAGCAAGCCTGCCTGGCAGCGCCTGCTGGCCCGCGCCGCCGACCGTTTCAATGCGGGCTTCGAGCGTCTGTCGGACGGTTACGCCCGCCTGACGCGCCGCATGCTGGGCGCACCCAAGAAGGTGATGGCCACCTATGCGGCGCTGATCGCGGCGACCGTGGGCATGTTCGTCATCACCCCCTCGGGCTTTATCCCGGCGCAGGATCAGGGTTACTTCCTTGCGGTGATCCAGCTTCCGTCTGGTGCCTCGCTGGAACGTACCGATGCCGTCACCCGTGAGGTGGCCGCCAAGATCCTGCCCATTCAGGGTCTGCGCGGTGCGGTGATGTTCGCCGGTTTCCATGGTCCCTCGCAGACCTCGGCGCCCAACTCTGCCGCCATCTACTTCCCCTTCAAGACCTTCGACGAGCGCAAGAAGCTGGGTGCCACCTACAAGGGCATCATGGATCAGGCGCAGAAGGCCGTGGCCGGTTACGACAAGGCTCGCATCATTCTGGTGCCGCCGCCGGTCATTCAGGGCATCGGTGCTGCCGGTGGTTACCGCTTCATGCTTCAGGACCGCGAGGGCCGTGGCTATGACGAGCTGAACAAGCAGGCCTGGGCGCTGATTGCCAAGGCGAATGCCGAAAAGGGTCTGCATCAGGTCTACACGCTCTTCGACGTCGGCACGCCGCGCGTCTGGGCCGATGTCGACCGCCGCAAGGCCGATCTGCTGGGCGTTCCCCCTGAGCGTATCTTTGAAGCGCTGCAGGTCTATCTGGGCTCCAGCTTCGTCAATGACTTCAACCTGCTGGGCCGCACCTATCACGTGACCGCCCAGGCCGATCAGGCCAGCCGCGAAACGGTTGCCGATATTGCCAATCTGAAGACGCGCTCGAACACCGGCCAGATGGTGCCCATCGGTTCGGTCGCCACCTTCAGCGACAAGACCGGCCCCTACCGCGTGGTGCGCTACAATCTGCAACCCGCTGTCGAAATCGACGGTGACACGGCTCCGGGCTATTCGACCGGCCAGTCGCTCGCCACGATGGAGAAGCTCGCCGAGACGCTGCCTGCCGGTTACGGCGGTGACTGGACGGACATCGCCTATCAGCAGAAGTATGCCGGCAACACCGCCGGTCTGGTCTTCGGCATGGCTGTGTTCTTCGTCTTCCTGGTGCTGGCTGCCCAGTATGAAAGCCTTGCCCTGCCTCTCTCGATCATCCTGATCGTGCCGATGTGCTTGCTGGCCGCGATGCTGGGGATCAATCTGCGCGGGATGGACAACAACGTCCTGACGCAGATCGGTCTGGTGGTGCTGATTGCTCTGGCGGCCAAGAACGCCATCCTTGTGGTGGAATTCGCCAAGCAGGCCGAGGACGAGCAGGGCATGGACCCGGTGGAAGCCGCCGTCTTTGCCGCCCGCACCCGTCTCCGCCCGATCCTGATGACCTCGCTGGCCTTCATCCTCGGCGCCGTGCCGCTGGTGATGGCGACCGGTGCTGGCGCCGAACTTCGGCAGGCGCTGGGTACGGCGGTGTTCTTCGGCATGGCGGGCGTGACCGGTTTCGGCCTGCTCTACACCCCCAGCTTCTATGTGCTGCTGCGCAAGCTCTCCCTGCGGATGGCCCGCAGGAAGGGCGGCAAGGCCACGCATGACTCTGCCTGGCAACCGGCGGAATAA
- a CDS encoding efflux transporter outer membrane subunit, translating into MKIRMILLLATTSLLAACAVGPDYKAPKTAPVAAAPFTGAASPAFTQEAAADHWWKLYNDPLLDRMVDDALKANTDIRVAAARVERARALLRNAKSARLPSTTLDASATRERFSAAQLTSSNQQREAWYYDGGLSLSYEVDLFGRVRRGVEAAHGDADAADADADAVRLAVISDTVRAYLDVTTSAERLKVAQETVTLLDQSIRITGARVDVGRSDRLDLIRFQTLRDQQAAAIPQIEADRKSALLRLATLTGRAPQDLPADVIAQVVTPHPAKPIPVGDGAALLARRPDVRAAERRLAADTARIGVATADLYPRITLGGSVGSSAFTGMDVLGSESTRWSIGPLISWNFPNIAATRAKIAAAKADSKASLATFDGTVLTALEETERALSTYAHAQERTDTLARAQDEAARAARISLARQREGRIDFLTVLDAQRTLAQAQSDLVAARRDAAFAQVDVFRALAGGWS; encoded by the coding sequence ATGAAGATCAGGATGATCCTTCTGCTGGCGACAACCAGCCTGCTGGCCGCCTGCGCCGTGGGGCCCGATTACAAGGCCCCGAAAACCGCCCCCGTGGCCGCCGCTCCCTTCACGGGGGCGGCAAGCCCGGCCTTCACGCAGGAGGCCGCCGCCGATCATTGGTGGAAGCTCTACAATGATCCGCTGCTCGACCGGATGGTGGACGACGCCCTCAAGGCCAACACGGACATCCGCGTGGCGGCAGCCCGTGTGGAACGCGCCCGCGCCCTGCTGCGCAACGCCAAATCCGCACGCCTGCCGAGCACCACGCTGGATGCTTCGGCCACGCGTGAGCGTTTTTCCGCTGCTCAGCTGACCTCTTCCAACCAGCAGCGCGAAGCCTGGTATTATGATGGCGGGCTCTCGCTCTCCTATGAGGTCGATCTGTTCGGCCGTGTGCGGCGCGGTGTGGAAGCGGCCCATGGCGACGCCGATGCCGCCGATGCGGATGCCGATGCGGTGCGGCTGGCGGTGATCTCCGATACGGTGCGCGCCTATCTGGATGTCACCACCAGCGCCGAAAGGCTGAAGGTGGCGCAGGAGACGGTGACGCTGCTCGACCAGTCGATCCGCATCACCGGTGCGCGCGTCGATGTGGGGCGTTCGGACCGGCTCGATCTGATCCGCTTCCAGACCCTGCGCGATCAGCAGGCCGCCGCCATTCCGCAGATCGAGGCCGATCGCAAATCGGCCCTGCTGCGGCTGGCCACGCTGACGGGCCGGGCCCCTCAGGACCTGCCGGCTGACGTGATCGCTCAGGTGGTCACGCCGCACCCCGCCAAGCCTATCCCGGTGGGCGATGGCGCGGCGCTGCTGGCCCGCCGCCCCGACGTGCGCGCCGCCGAGCGCCGTCTGGCCGCCGACACCGCGCGCATCGGCGTGGCGACCGCTGACCTCTATCCGCGCATCACTTTGGGCGGATCGGTGGGCTCCTCGGCCTTCACCGGCATGGATGTGCTGGGGTCGGAATCGACGCGCTGGTCCATTGGCCCGCTGATCAGCTGGAACTTCCCCAACATCGCCGCCACCCGCGCCAAGATCGCCGCTGCCAAGGCCGACAGCAAGGCCTCGCTGGCGACCTTCGATGGCACGGTGCTGACCGCGCTTGAGGAAACCGAGCGGGCGCTCTCCACCTATGCCCATGCTCAGGAGCGGACCGATACGCTTGCCCGCGCTCAGGATGAGGCGGCGCGTGCTGCCCGCATCAGTCTGGCGCGGCAGCGGGAAGGGCGGATCGACTTCCTGACCGTGCTGGACGCGCAGCGCACGCTGGCGCAGGCCCAGTCCGATCTGGTGGCGGCGCGGCGCGATGCGGCCTTTGCTCAGGTCGATGTGTTCCGCGCGCTGGCAGGCGGCTGGAGTTAA
- a CDS encoding efflux transporter outer membrane subunit, producing the protein MMRAYTMRGAGFSLSLAALLLSGCNMAPKYVRPTAPVAEQWPGGAAYPAPDQSGSKAGLTWQQLITNPKLQQVITQMLANNRDLRVAVANVVAARATYRADRAAIFPVIGATATGSRTGGSSAGSTTGGSYNQVNLGVSSFEIDLWGRLRNQASAGFETYLSTQSGMRSTKLSLVQETALAYVTLASDEDLLKIAKDTAASAKRSLDLTQSLLDAGLGNAPDVESAKTVLATAESDVASNTTQVAQDRNALDLLVGAHVDEALLPTSLADIDGSIALVPAGLSSTVLLQRPDVVEAEHTLKGANYSIGAARAAFFPTISLTAAGGFASTALSSLFNSGSKGWSVSPTASLPLIGGTRFADLDKAKATRDADVASYEKALQTAFRDVADALARRGTIEDQRAAQGRLVTASQRSLTLSDAQYQAGTAAYINVLTAQRTLYSARQTQVSATLADLSNRLSLYTAIGADDTL; encoded by the coding sequence ATGATGCGCGCTTATACCATGAGAGGCGCAGGCTTCTCCCTGTCGCTGGCCGCCTTGCTGCTTTCGGGCTGCAACATGGCGCCCAAATATGTCCGCCCCACCGCGCCCGTGGCCGAACAATGGCCCGGCGGCGCGGCCTATCCCGCCCCTGATCAGAGCGGGTCCAAGGCAGGCCTCACCTGGCAGCAGCTGATCACCAATCCCAAGCTGCAGCAGGTGATCACCCAGATGCTGGCCAACAACCGCGACCTGCGCGTGGCGGTGGCCAATGTGGTGGCGGCCCGCGCCACCTATCGCGCCGACCGCGCGGCCATCTTCCCGGTGATCGGTGCCACCGCCACAGGCAGCCGTACCGGCGGCAGCAGCGCGGGCAGCACCACCGGCGGCAGCTACAATCAGGTCAATCTGGGCGTCTCCTCTTTCGAGATCGACCTGTGGGGCCGCTTGCGCAATCAGGCCAGCGCGGGGTTCGAGACCTATCTCTCGACCCAGTCGGGCATGCGCTCGACCAAGCTGAGTCTGGTGCAGGAAACGGCGCTGGCCTATGTCACGCTGGCCTCGGATGAGGATCTGCTCAAGATCGCCAAGGACACGGCCGCCAGCGCCAAACGCAGCCTGGATCTGACGCAATCGCTGCTGGATGCCGGCCTTGGCAATGCACCCGATGTGGAAAGCGCCAAGACGGTGCTGGCCACGGCGGAATCGGATGTCGCCAGCAACACCACGCAGGTGGCGCAGGATCGCAATGCCCTCGACCTGCTGGTGGGCGCGCATGTCGATGAGGCGCTGCTGCCCACATCACTGGCGGACATCGATGGCTCGATCGCGCTGGTGCCTGCCGGGCTTTCCTCCACGGTGCTGCTGCAGCGCCCCGATGTGGTGGAAGCCGAGCATACGCTCAAAGGCGCCAATTACAGCATCGGCGCGGCCCGCGCGGCCTTCTTCCCCACGATCAGCCTGACGGCGGCGGGCGGCTTTGCCAGCACGGCTCTGTCCAGCCTTTTCAACTCGGGATCGAAGGGCTGGAGCGTCTCGCCCACAGCCAGCCTGCCGCTGATCGGCGGCACGCGCTTTGCCGATCTGGACAAGGCCAAGGCCACGCGTGACGCCGATGTTGCCAGCTATGAAAAGGCGCTGCAGACGGCCTTCCGTGATGTGGCGGATGCGCTGGCCCGGCGCGGCACCATCGAGGATCAGCGCGCGGCACAGGGCCGTCTGGTCACCGCCTCGCAGCGCAGCCTGACGCTTTCGGATGCCCAGTACCAGGCCGGGACCGCGGCCTATATCAATGTGCTGACGGCGCAACGCACGCTCTATTCGGCGCGCCAGACGCAGGTTTCGGCCACACTGGCGGATCTGTCGAACCGCCTCTCGCTCTACACCGCGATTGGCGCTGACGACACGCTGTAA
- a CDS encoding efflux RND transporter permease subunit, producing MSISRFFIDRPIFAWVVAIAIMLAGTGAILSLPIEQYPDVSPPEIAITATYPGASAETLESSVTQIIEQQLTGVDNLLYFSSTSSASGTATITVTFAKGTNPDTAQVQVQNKVQQATSRLPTEVQSRGVTVTKAAADFLMVVALYDQSDRATSYDIGDYLLSHINDEVGRVNGVGQTQVFGAQYAMRVWLDPTKLAARKLMPSDVTSAISAQNIEMSAGQLGQKPAVAGQAINAVVKAKSRLQTPEQFRNIVVKTLTDGSVVRLSDVARAELGPEDYGFTVRLNGHPASGLAVQLAAGADAIKTAAAVRAKVEQLSKDMPAGYTVAYPVDSTTFVKTSIHEVIETLIIAILLVVLVMYLFLQSWRATLVPAIAVPVVLLGTFGVLAAFGYSVNTLTMFGMVLAIGLLVDDAIVVVENVERLMTERGLDPREATIESMDEISSALVGIALVLSAVLLPMAFFGGSTGVIYRQFSVTIVSAMMLSVVVALVLSPALCATMLKPGDHDPLHRTGFFGKFNRWLDAKTTAYLGKVEGVIARRALHLGIFAAIVVVMALLFTRLPTGFLPDEDQGMAMVMFQLPPGATDERAQKVGDQIQDFYTGPEKKNVAQAMVVNGFSFNGQGQNAGMGFVALAPFDDRKSSQDSVTAINKRAMMQFSKIRDATVFPLAPPAIRGLGQSSGFTFELLNPNNLDRATFEGLRDKLVAAANADPKLLQVRAATLADAPQLRIDIDEAKLAVLGLAQSDVNDVLTTAWGSDYVNDFVDRGRVKRVYVQGDAASRMLPEDINQWYVRSSTNGNMVPFSAFATTRWENGPNIVSRFNGQQAYEIDGSAGAGVSSGEAMQEIVALQQKIAPELSYAWSSLSYQQNQSSGQAPYLYALSVLVVFLCLAALYESWSVPFAILMVLPLGIIGAVLSVTVRGLQNDIYFQVGLLTTIGLAAKNAILIVEFAEAARREGQDMLHAVLEAAKLRLRPILMTSIAFIAGVFPLVIASGVGAESRIEIGTAVAGGMLTATVLAIFYVPLFFMVIGKLFHRADDETPSETA from the coding sequence ATGAGTATCAGTCGTTTCTTCATCGACAGGCCGATCTTCGCCTGGGTGGTGGCGATCGCCATCATGCTGGCGGGCACCGGCGCGATCCTTTCGCTGCCCATCGAGCAGTACCCTGACGTTTCCCCGCCCGAGATCGCCATCACCGCGACCTATCCGGGCGCCTCGGCCGAGACGCTGGAATCCAGCGTCACCCAGATCATCGAGCAGCAGCTGACCGGCGTCGACAATCTGCTCTACTTCTCCTCCACCTCCTCGGCCTCGGGCACGGCGACGATCACCGTCACCTTCGCCAAGGGCACCAACCCGGATACGGCGCAGGTGCAGGTGCAGAACAAGGTGCAGCAGGCCACATCGCGCCTGCCCACCGAAGTGCAGAGCCGCGGCGTCACCGTCACCAAGGCCGCAGCCGACTTCCTGATGGTCGTCGCGCTCTACGACCAGAGCGACCGCGCCACCTCCTATGATATCGGCGACTATCTGCTCAGCCATATCAACGACGAGGTCGGCCGTGTGAACGGCGTGGGCCAGACCCAGGTCTTCGGTGCGCAATATGCCATGCGCGTCTGGCTGGACCCGACCAAGCTGGCCGCGCGCAAGCTGATGCCATCCGATGTCACCAGCGCGATCAGCGCCCAGAACATCGAGATGTCGGCAGGCCAGCTCGGTCAGAAGCCGGCGGTGGCGGGTCAGGCCATCAACGCGGTGGTCAAGGCCAAGTCGCGCCTGCAGACGCCCGAACAGTTCCGTAACATCGTCGTCAAGACGCTGACCGACGGTTCGGTGGTGCGCCTGTCGGATGTCGCCCGCGCCGAGCTCGGGCCTGAGGATTACGGCTTCACCGTGCGCCTCAACGGCCATCCCGCCTCGGGCCTTGCCGTGCAGCTGGCTGCCGGCGCCGATGCCATCAAGACCGCCGCCGCCGTGCGCGCCAAGGTCGAGCAGCTCTCCAAGGACATGCCTGCCGGCTATACGGTGGCCTATCCGGTTGACAGCACGACTTTCGTGAAAACCTCGATCCATGAGGTGATCGAGACGCTGATCATCGCCATCCTGCTGGTGGTGCTGGTGATGTATCTCTTCCTGCAGAGCTGGCGCGCCACGCTGGTGCCGGCCATCGCCGTGCCGGTGGTGCTGCTGGGCACCTTCGGCGTGCTGGCGGCCTTCGGCTACTCGGTCAACACGCTGACGATGTTCGGCATGGTGCTGGCCATCGGTCTGCTGGTGGACGATGCCATCGTGGTGGTCGAAAACGTCGAGCGCCTGATGACCGAACGCGGCCTCGACCCGCGCGAGGCCACCATCGAGTCGATGGATGAAATCAGCTCGGCGCTGGTGGGCATCGCGCTGGTGCTGTCCGCCGTGCTGCTGCCGATGGCCTTCTTCGGCGGGTCGACCGGCGTGATCTATCGCCAGTTCTCGGTGACCATCGTTTCGGCGATGATGCTCTCGGTGGTCGTGGCGCTGGTGCTTTCGCCCGCGCTCTGCGCCACCATGCTCAAGCCGGGCGACCACGATCCGCTGCACCGCACCGGCTTCTTCGGCAAGTTCAACCGCTGGCTGGACGCCAAGACCACCGCCTATCTGGGCAAGGTGGAGGGCGTGATCGCCCGCCGCGCGCTGCATCTGGGTATCTTTGCCGCCATTGTGGTGGTGATGGCGCTGCTCTTCACCCGCCTGCCCACCGGCTTCCTGCCCGATGAGGATCAGGGCATGGCCATGGTCATGTTCCAGCTGCCTCCGGGCGCCACGGATGAGCGCGCGCAGAAGGTCGGCGACCAGATCCAGGACTTCTACACCGGCCCCGAGAAGAAGAATGTCGCTCAGGCGATGGTCGTCAACGGCTTCAGCTTCAACGGCCAGGGTCAGAATGCGGGCATGGGCTTCGTTGCCCTGGCACCGTTTGACGACCGCAAGAGCAGTCAGGACTCCGTCACCGCGATCAACAAGCGCGCGATGATGCAGTTCAGCAAGATCCGCGATGCCACGGTCTTCCCGCTGGCCCCGCCTGCCATTCGCGGCCTTGGCCAGTCGAGCGGCTTCACCTTCGAACTGCTCAACCCCAACAACCTCGACCGTGCCACCTTCGAGGGCCTGCGTGACAAGCTGGTCGCGGCAGCCAATGCCGATCCCAAGCTGCTGCAGGTGCGTGCCGCCACGCTGGCCGACGCTCCCCAGCTGCGCATCGACATCGATGAGGCAAAGCTGGCCGTGCTCGGTCTGGCCCAGTCCGACGTCAATGATGTGCTGACCACCGCCTGGGGCAGCGATTACGTCAATGACTTTGTGGATCGCGGCCGTGTGAAGCGCGTCTATGTGCAGGGCGACGCCGCCTCGCGCATGCTGCCCGAGGACATCAACCAGTGGTATGTCCGCAGCAGCACCAACGGCAACATGGTGCCCTTCTCGGCCTTTGCCACCACGCGGTGGGAAAACGGCCCGAACATCGTCTCGCGCTTCAACGGCCAGCAGGCCTATGAGATCGACGGCAGCGCCGGCGCGGGCGTCAGCTCGGGCGAGGCAATGCAGGAAATCGTCGCGCTTCAGCAGAAGATCGCGCCGGAGCTGTCCTATGCCTGGTCCTCGCTATCCTATCAGCAGAACCAGTCCTCGGGTCAGGCGCCCTACCTCTATGCGCTTTCGGTGCTGGTGGTGTTCCTGTGCCTTGCCGCGCTCTATGAGAGCTGGTCGGTGCCCTTCGCCATTCTGATGGTGCTGCCTCTGGGCATCATCGGCGCGGTGCTGTCGGTGACGGTGCGCGGTCTGCAGAACGACATCTATTTCCAGGTCGGCCTGCTCACCACCATCGGCCTTGCGGCCAAGAACGCGATCCTGATCGTGGAATTCGCCGAAGCGGCGCGCCGTGAAGGGCAGGACATGCTGCATGCCGTGCTGGAAGCGGCCAAGCTGCGCCTGCGCCCGATCCTGATGACCTCGATCGCCTTCATCGCCGGCGTCTTCCCGCTGGTGATCGCCAGCGGCGTGGGCGCCGAAAGCCGGATCGAGATCGGTACGGCGGTGGCGGGCGGCATGCTCACCGCCACGGTGCTGGCCATCTTCTACGTCCCCCTGTTCTTTATGGTGATCGGCAAGCTGTTCCACCGCGCCGATGACGAAACCCCGAGCGAGACCGCATGA
- a CDS encoding efflux RND transporter periplasmic adaptor subunit yields the protein MPQFAPRPLALMPAPLALVAALAACSGQKAPPMRPPTDVGYVVLQGTQAALSTELTGRITATTSSDVRPQVDGIIRQRLFTEGSDVKAGQALYLIDPRSYKASRDQIAAQIESAKATLITNQNKVDRYRKLSDTQAVSKQDIDDAVAAAGTARASLHQYEANLRAANLNLEYTKVLAPISGRIGRSAYTVGALVSAAQTTALASIQQLDPIYVDITQSSAQLLALRKQLANGSVLPASTTVHLKLEDGSDYPQTGTIEFSEVTVDENAGTVVLRARIPNPQRILLPGMFVRIETPQGVVPNAVLAPQQGVLRDTKGDPYALVVDAQNKVEQRKIKPVKAVGNMWIVSEGLKPGDHLIVQGTDKALPGATVKQTLVKIGG from the coding sequence ATGCCTCAATTCGCCCCCCGCCCCCTCGCCCTGATGCCCGCTCCTCTGGCTCTTGTGGCCGCTCTGGCCGCCTGTTCCGGCCAGAAAGCGCCGCCCATGCGCCCCCCCACCGATGTCGGCTATGTCGTGCTTCAGGGCACGCAGGCCGCGCTCAGCACCGAGCTGACCGGGCGCATCACCGCCACCACCTCCTCCGACGTGCGCCCGCAGGTTGACGGCATCATCCGCCAGCGCCTGTTCACCGAAGGCAGCGATGTGAAGGCGGGCCAGGCGCTCTATCTGATCGATCCGCGCAGCTACAAGGCCTCACGCGATCAGATCGCCGCGCAGATCGAAAGCGCGAAGGCCACGCTGATCACCAATCAGAACAAGGTCGACCGCTATCGCAAGCTGAGCGACACACAGGCCGTCAGCAAGCAGGACATCGACGATGCCGTCGCCGCGGCGGGCACCGCGCGCGCCTCGCTGCATCAGTATGAGGCCAATCTGCGCGCCGCCAATCTCAATCTGGAATACACCAAGGTGCTGGCGCCGATTTCGGGCCGCATCGGGCGTTCGGCCTATACGGTGGGCGCGCTGGTTTCCGCCGCGCAGACCACGGCGCTGGCCAGCATCCAGCAGCTCGATCCGATCTATGTCGACATCACCCAGTCGAGCGCCCAGCTGCTGGCCCTGCGCAAGCAGCTGGCCAATGGCAGCGTGCTGCCTGCCAGCACCACGGTCCATCTGAAGCTGGAAGACGGCAGCGACTATCCGCAGACCGGCACCATCGAATTCAGCGAAGTGACGGTGGATGAAAACGCCGGTACGGTGGTGCTGCGCGCCCGCATTCCCAACCCGCAGCGCATTCTGCTGCCGGGCATGTTCGTGCGGATCGAAACTCCGCAGGGCGTGGTGCCCAACGCCGTTCTGGCCCCCCAGCAGGGCGTGCTGCGCGACACCAAGGGCGATCCCTATGCGCTGGTGGTCGATGCGCAGAACAAGGTCGAGCAGCGCAAGATCAAGCCGGTCAAGGCCGTGGGCAACATGTGGATCGTCTCCGAAGGGCTCAAGCCCGGCGACCATCTGATCGTGCAGGGCACCGACAAGGCCCTGCCCGGCGCCACGGTGAAACAGACCCTCGTGAAGATCGGGGGTTGA